The Selenomonas sp. AB3002 genome contains a region encoding:
- a CDS encoding sensor histidine kinase: protein MGKSKEFLDEAGNLSTDALKSILNNTIDTIESNKAQIFEIYETARDEVERSKQQLAELKTRARETIDRVDSLAKEEQREKQNLVRVSGNFAQYSEESIKATYEKVKDIQVALGVEREKEADLRERRDKLELRLRKLGIMLDQAEHLALAIGSVFSYLASQVSGVMWKIEAVQKEQFVGARVIKAQEEERYRMSREIHDGPAQDMANMLIQTSIIEKLMDKDIEEARRTLQELRLQIKECLGSVRQIIFDMRPMALDDLGLVPALQQLVSRLAIRGMIATDFSVDGNVYDLPKHAEIAVFRIVQEALNNIVHHAGVQEAKVRLLYTGAALSVLVEDKGAGFDPEARWAEIESAGAAEEPAGENAEDTKKEDALGHFGMIGMEERARIIGAQLKVLSAPGEGTRVHLRLERKALGQKERKH, encoded by the coding sequence ATGGGAAAGAGCAAAGAATTCCTGGATGAAGCAGGGAATCTTAGCACGGATGCTCTGAAGTCTATCCTGAACAACACCATAGATACCATCGAGTCCAATAAGGCGCAGATTTTCGAGATTTACGAGACGGCAAGGGACGAGGTGGAACGCAGCAAGCAGCAGCTGGCAGAGCTCAAGACCAGGGCCAGGGAGACCATTGACAGGGTGGACAGCCTGGCCAAAGAAGAGCAACGCGAGAAGCAGAACCTGGTGCGGGTGAGCGGCAACTTTGCCCAGTACTCAGAGGAAAGCATCAAGGCTACCTATGAGAAGGTCAAGGATATCCAGGTGGCTCTAGGCGTGGAGCGGGAGAAGGAGGCAGACCTAAGGGAGCGCCGGGACAAGCTGGAACTGCGGCTGAGGAAGCTGGGCATCATGCTGGACCAGGCAGAGCATCTGGCTCTGGCCATAGGTTCAGTTTTTTCTTATCTCGCTTCCCAGGTCAGTGGTGTCATGTGGAAAATAGAGGCGGTGCAGAAGGAGCAGTTCGTAGGCGCCAGGGTCATCAAGGCACAGGAAGAAGAACGCTACCGCATGTCCAGGGAAATCCATGACGGTCCTGCCCAGGATATGGCCAATATGCTGATCCAGACTTCCATCATAGAAAAGCTTATGGACAAGGATATAGAGGAAGCAAGGCGCACCTTGCAGGAATTGCGGCTGCAGATCAAGGAATGCCTGGGCAGCGTCCGGCAGATTATCTTTGATATGCGTCCTATGGCACTTGACGATTTGGGCTTGGTGCCTGCTCTGCAGCAACTGGTGTCGCGCCTTGCCATCAGGGGCATGATTGCCACGGACTTTTCCGTAGACGGGAATGTCTATGATTTGCCCAAGCATGCTGAGATTGCGGTGTTCCGTATTGTGCAGGAAGCGCTGAACAACATCGTCCACCATGCCGGAGTGCAGGAGGCGAAAGTGCGCCTGCTCTATACGGGAGCGGCGCTGTCTGTGCTGGTGGAGGACAAGGGGGCAGGATTCGACCCTGAGGCCCGCTGGGCTGAGATTGAGTCAGCGGGAGCAGCGGAAGAGCCTGCTGGCGAAAATGCAGAGGATACCAAGAAGGAAGATGCGCTGGGCCACTTTGGCATGATTGGCATGGAGGAAAGGGCCCGCATTATTGGCGCCCAGCTCAAGGTGCTTTCCGCTCCCGGCGAGGGGACGAGAGTGCATTTGAGACTTGAACGGAAGGCGCTTGGCCAAAAGGAACGCAAGCATTGA
- a CDS encoding aminotransferase class I/II-fold pyridoxal phosphate-dependent enzyme, translating to MDMEKKKLCAPIAEAMKKYREDGALAFHTPGHKQGLGAHPLLQELITEKGLREEVSLMEELDDLHEPSMCIAEAQKLAAELYGAGQAYFCINGTTGAVQAMLLGALSSGDKVLVPRNAHRSIIGGLILSGARPVYLQPEIDERLGIPVGLGLEALQEAVEANPEARAVVLVYPTYYGTAVDLKPIADFLHSRDMLLLVDEAHGPHLPFSEGLPSEAIAAGADAAALSTHKILGSMTQTSMLLVNKETKLDRERLRESMSLLQSTSPNQLLLASLDIARLQMAEQGSELVGRAVALSRKLREEINKIEGLWSPGADDFCTPGACGLDLTKITVQVKELGISGLEAEHYLRFEEKVQCELSDSWNLLFIISYADGEAQGARLLEALQALSRHARRLGKKPLRSCLPPEASLWQEAELTPREAFFAEKEKVAFAEAAGRIIAEQVMFYPPGVPLLVPGERISREMLDYIGTQQALGMKIVGPEDTKLKTLKVVKEK from the coding sequence ATGGATATGGAAAAGAAAAAACTCTGTGCTCCCATAGCGGAGGCCATGAAGAAATATCGGGAGGATGGGGCTTTGGCCTTCCATACCCCGGGGCATAAGCAGGGCCTGGGAGCCCACCCCCTGCTGCAGGAGCTGATTACAGAAAAAGGCCTGAGGGAGGAAGTCTCCCTGATGGAGGAACTGGATGACCTCCATGAGCCCTCCATGTGCATTGCCGAAGCCCAGAAGCTGGCAGCGGAGCTCTATGGGGCAGGACAGGCTTATTTCTGCATCAACGGCACCACCGGGGCGGTGCAGGCCATGCTGCTGGGAGCACTTTCCTCCGGCGACAAGGTGCTGGTGCCCCGCAATGCCCATCGCTCCATTATCGGGGGACTGATACTTTCCGGGGCAAGGCCGGTGTATCTTCAGCCGGAGATAGATGAAAGGCTGGGTATTCCTGTGGGCCTTGGACTTGAGGCCCTGCAAGAGGCGGTGGAAGCTAACCCGGAGGCCAGGGCGGTGGTGCTGGTCTATCCTACTTACTACGGCACTGCGGTGGATTTGAAGCCTATAGCGGATTTTTTGCACAGCCGTGATATGCTGCTGCTGGTGGATGAGGCCCACGGGCCTCATCTTCCTTTTTCTGAAGGATTGCCCAGTGAAGCCATCGCTGCCGGAGCTGATGCAGCAGCCCTCAGCACCCACAAGATTTTGGGCTCCATGACCCAGACTTCCATGCTGCTGGTGAATAAGGAAACGAAGCTGGACAGGGAAAGGCTCAGGGAAAGCATGAGCCTGCTCCAGTCCACCAGCCCCAACCAGCTCTTGCTGGCTTCCCTGGACATTGCCCGCCTGCAGATGGCAGAGCAGGGCAGTGAGCTGGTGGGCAGGGCGGTGGCCCTGTCCAGGAAACTCAGAGAGGAAATCAATAAGATAGAGGGCCTGTGGTCGCCGGGGGCAGATGATTTCTGCACGCCGGGTGCCTGCGGCCTGGACCTGACGAAAATCACGGTGCAGGTGAAGGAGCTGGGCATTTCGGGGCTGGAGGCAGAGCATTACCTGAGGTTTGAGGAAAAGGTGCAATGCGAGCTGTCCGATAGCTGGAACCTGCTGTTCATAATTTCCTATGCAGATGGGGAAGCTCAGGGGGCAAGGCTGTTGGAAGCCCTGCAAGCCTTGAGCAGGCACGCCAGGAGACTGGGGAAGAAGCCCCTGCGGTCTTGCCTGCCTCCTGAGGCTTCCTTGTGGCAGGAAGCGGAACTGACTCCCAGGGAGGCTTTCTTTGCAGAGAAGGAGAAGGTTGCCTTTGCGGAAGCCGCAGGCAGGATCATTGCAGAGCAGGTCATGTTCTATCCGCCGGGTGTGCCCCTGCTGGTGCCCGGGGAGAGGATAAGCCGGGAGATGCTTGATTATATCGGGACACAGCAGGCCCTGGGCATGAAAATCGTGGGCCCGGAGGATACGAAGCTGAAGACGTTGAAGGTGGTCAAGGAAAAATGA